GAATTCCTGTAAGCAAACCAAAGCAATGTCCAGCTATCAAATGAAGCATTACCGACGATATTTTGAGGCATAATCTTTGAAGAAGAAAAACTGCAACCAGCTCACAGGTAAGCAGGTACTAGTACCTAGGGAAGAAGGAAACTGCAAATAGCCACTCCCTCTattaagaaatataagagcatttagatcactactttagtgatctaatcgctcttatatttctttacggaggttGGAAGGACTACTTGTCTACTTGACAAGCAGAAATAAGAGGAAACCAAACGTAACAGCGCATGCCAACAAAGTACAAGAATTATGATGTTAGTTTGACTATAGATTAACCAACACCCTAGAtctcaaaagagagagagagagagagagagagagagaaccaacaccctggttcctcaaaaaaaaacacCCTGGATTATGTACAGAACCAACATGAAAGTCTCTGCCATACTGAAAGTATGCAATTGTTTAGCGGAATACTGAAAATACTTGGCGATCATTTATTGCAGTCTGTAAGTAGCTTGCTATGTGTTCCCATTTTCATCATGCATACAGAGAAGGGGGAGAAAATAATGGCTCAAAGGCTGTAATTCAACACTAGCGTGTTCGAAGTTGGGAGATAATGCATGGAGCTTGTCTGTGCTTGCACTGACGTCTACTCACACAAAGTTTTAAATCGGCCGGTCAAAGGAAAACAGAGTGAATGCCCTTGCTTGCCAAGTTATTGTTCCTAAGTACCGAGTATACTAATTTACATACCAGGATATTGCAGGTAAGGACATCAACAAACGACAATTAGTAACTAACCGAAATGAACACAAAAGCAGTAGTTCCAATTTCAGGATCCATGCTCCAACTTAAAGAAGGATGTTAGTTCTCGGATGAACTTACAGGATAATCGCGGATGAACTTCAGGAGCCATCAAATGATGGAGTTAACAGCTCAACCATGAGAAACTGCTTACTCTCACTCAGGTGATCTCAGGAGTTTGATTACTTAATCAGATGACCTTGGAACTACATAATGATGGAAGTAATAAAGGCTCCAGTGGAGCCATGTCAGCAAGCCACTTGCCACCAATAGCATACCTTATCCTACCTACAATCCTCACCCTGCTATTGACCATGTCATTTCTAGTTCTCGACAGCTATTATCGACAATTCTGTCAAACATCCAGCACGCATCGGCAGGAGTTTTACAAAACCAACTTGTCCAGTTAGCTCACAAGATTGCAACCCTCATGTTTCGCAAAGTCAACAGCTCTGCATTGCCATAACATTCAGTTCCTACAGCATGCTTAGAGATAGCATACACGTTCAACTCATAACATGGTTCCAGTAGCAACTGGTGAACTACATCTGGCAGCAGAATATAACTATCCTCCTCGGATGCCCTCTGAGCATTCAGTATCTCACAGATCAGTATATTTTTTCAGCAATACGCAGGAGTGTCGTGGTGGACCACCCCCCATAAATGAACACATCGAACAATCTGATCTGGCAACAACAGCGCTCAGCCTCCCATTTCATCTTCTCCGTCAAACTACGTTCAGCATGACAGCTCGCTCGGTCGCTCTCAAATGCACAGCTATTCAAAGCGCACAGCCATTTTTAGCTAGTGCTAGGATCAAGCTCTGGCTAGATCTTATTCCCGGGCCCTTTAACTGCGATTCTTTGTTACTTATCCGTGGTCGTTTGCAGCAATTAATGCTCTAAGCAAGCTTTGACTCCACGAAAACTGCTGATCTATCTTATACTATCTGATTAAAGGACCACAAATTCGAAATGGAAGAAGGAAGCAGGGGGTGGTGGTACCAGTACCTTCTTGAGCGCGAGCGCGAGGCGCTTGCTCTCGAGGCGCGGCGTGGAGAGGACGACCTCCCGGGCGATCCAGATCGCGCGCCGCTGCAGCGCCAGCGGCATGTCCGCCGCGCGCACCCGCACCGCCACCTTCCTCCCCTCCCCGCTCGCGGCGTCCCCTTTGACCTTCGCCGCCTCCCTGCTGTCCTTGGCCTCCGCCTTACCGGCCTTGCCCtccccgccgctggtctccgccgccggttTACGCTCCACCTTGAGCtctggctccggctccggctccggctgggGCGGGTCGTCGAGCCTGGTGCGGCGGACGAGCGAGCTGAGGTAGCGGCTGCGGCGCTCGAGCTCCTCCTGGGCCGGGTCCATCTTGCCTCAGATGTTCCGGCGAGATAGATGTTGAGCGGTCGCGGCGCGGACGGCTGGGTGGTCAGCactcagcagcggcggcggcaggggggcATGCCCGCGAGTGGGAGGTGTTTGTCTCGGGGCCGGGACGGGGAGGTGGTGGTGGCCGGTTGGGTTGGGGTTTCTTGGGGTTTGCCTTGCCCGGAAGAGGAGGGGCGGTGAGTGAGTCTGAGTGCGATTGTTGCCGCTCCTGGAATTCGTGGGAGCAACTTTTGAGACAAAGCCTTTGTTTTCCTTTGGTTTCAGGTATTCGGCCTACGCCGTGTTCacttgtttttttaggggacgcttTGTTGAGTTGTTTGTGTGAATATAGGAGGAGTAGTTTACGATCAGATCCAGGGTGAGATTAGCCAGTAGCTTATCTGGCCCAGATTTCAGTGAAGAGCAAGATGGAACTAGACTTGCATTGTGTGTGCTTGTGCACGTGGTCCCTCGGGGAAGACTCGGTTGTCCGTCGATTTGTGCCCGGGGCGGGCGTTTGACCGACTGTCGGGATCGGCAACCCCACACTCGCTGGCAGAGTGTTCTCCCAGTCCCACCGGCCCCGCAGCGAAGACACACCTCTACCTACTCGGAGGTCGAGGGATGCCACGATGGCCGCACTCCCCAGATTCCCTAGCCTGGCCGGCACTACCAAGCTTGCTCGGATGCAGAGTAGCAGCTCACGGGGTTCTAGCCGCTGAAATTCCGCTTAATCGCGACACCATATCGGATCAGATTAACCAAATAACAGAACTAGGAAAAACCCAGCGATATGGAATAGCGCAGACTAATGTACAACAACGGCACATACAGAACTGCACGTATGTTAGTGCTCGAATTTAAACCACCAAAGAGGCAGAACAGAGCACAACCAAAATATAAACCACCGTTACTAAGTATGCATCTATATCAAAGAAATggattgtatctgtggactaaactgcataatgccagaaaggaaggggaaagcctagcctatcgaagactagcatcttctggaaaccaccatcttgcagcaacaagagggagtagagtagcataaagtaaagtagcagtaatgttatcaacctcggccagagatcctttctcgactccctgcgagaaagcaatcccagagccatactatccagttatcatctcatatccaagtctcatctccaGGCCTCCTCTCacgtatccagttctagttgtatcgatcgggatacgactccaagtgtccgttaccgtaggacaggctatcgatagatgttttgttccctgcaggggtgcaccaacttacccaccacgcttgattaacttcggccggacacactttcctgagtcatgcccggcctcggccaaacaatacgccgcaacccgacctaggcttaatagagaggccagcatgccggactaaacctatgcccccaagggtcatgggccatctccccgttACAGAACAGAGCACAACCAAAACACTTTGAAACGGTTCAATTTCAAAATGTGAAAACTTGTCTATTCATTTTTATTTATGTAAAATAGTTTTGTTGCTCTAGCTACCTTGAAGCATATACGACACAGGATTAACACATTAGCCTAGGGATGATGAGCTAGGCATCAACCTACAACCGTACTATCACAGTATCAGTGCATATGAAGAACTCCAACAAGAATTAACAGTAAGCATAAACACTTCAATCAAAAACTTTCAAAGTTTTTTTAGAACAAGCGTCAACATGCATATAAGAGGGGGGCAGATGGCCTACGACATCAATTTTAGGtacaggccaaataaaaaagaaccAAAACACTTTGAAATGGTTCAATTTTAAAATGTGGAAACCTGTCTATTCATTTTTATTTATGTAAAATAGTTTTGTTGCTCTGGCTGCCTTGAAGCATATACGACACAGGATTAACACATTAGCCTAGGGATGATGAGCTAGGCATCAGCCTACAACCGTACTATCACAGTATCAGTGCATATGAAGAACTCCAACAAGAATTAACAATAAGCATAAACACTTCAATCAAAAACTTCCAAAGTTTTTTTAGAACAAGCATCAACATGCATATAAGAGGGGGGCAGATGGCCTACGACATCAATTTTAGGTACAGGCCAaataaaaaacaacaaaaacaCTTTGAAACGGTTCAATTTCAAAATGTGGAAACCTGTCTATTCATTTTTATTTATGTAAAATAGTTTTGTTGCTCTGGCTGCCTTGAAGCATATACGATACAGAATTAACACATTAGCCTAGGGATGATGAGCTAGGCATCAGCCTACAACCGTACTATCACAGTATCAGTGCATATGAAGAACTCCAACAAGAATTAACAGTAAGCATAAACACTTCAATCAAAAACTTCCAAAGTTTTTTTAGAACAAGCGTCAACATGCATATAAGAGGGGGCCAGATGGCCTACGACATCAATTTTAGGTACAGGCCAAATAAAAAACAACCAAAACACTTTGAAACGGTTCAATTTCAAAATGTGAAAACCTGTCTATTCATTTTTATTTATGTATACTAGTTTTGTTGCTCTGGCTGCCTTGAAGCATATACGACACAGGATTAACACATTAGCCTAGGGATGATGAGCTAGGCATCAGCCTACAACCGTACTATCACAGTATCAGTGCATATGAAAAACTCCAACAAGAATTAACAGTAAGCATAAACACTTCAATCAAAAACTTACAAAGTTTTTTTAGAACAAGCGTCAACATGCAtataagagggggggggggggggggggcagatggCCTGGGACATCAATTTTAGGTACAGGCCAAATAAAAAACAACCAAAACACTTTGAAACGGTTCAATTTCAAAATGTGGAAACCTGTCTATTCATTTTTATTTATGTAAAATAGTTTTGTTGCTCTGGCTGCCTTGAAGCATATACGACACAGGATTAACACATTAGCCTAGGGATGATGAGCTAGGCATCAGCCTACAACCGTACTATCACAGTATCAGTGCATATGAAGAACTCCAACAAGAATTAACAGTAAGCATAAACATTTCAATCAAAAACTTCCAAAGTTTTTTTAGAACAAGCGTCAACATGCATATAAGAGGGGGGCAGATGGCCTACGACATCAATTTTAGGTACAGGCCAAATAAAAAACAACCAAAACACTTTGAAACGGTTCATTTTCAAAATTTGGAAACCAGTCCCTTCATGTTTTATTTGTACTTGCTTGGTTGCTCAGTTTGCAATCAACAAGAAAACGAACTAGGTCACTGGCTGCCAGTTTTCATGGTCCAGAATACTCTTGTAATACTATAGTTGAACCAAATAGCAATTATGCATAATTGAACAGGAAGTGACATCCCTCACACAAGTCTGGAACAAGCATGGGATATGTCTGGAACAAGCATGGGATAAGGAATTCCTTACAAATCAAGAGATGCACTAGAATGGGGACCAAAACATGCATCACAGACTATTCTTGAGATATATTTTAGAGCTAAACTCCAACAATGCACTAGAATTTACTCCCTTtgtaagaaatataagagcgtttagatcactactctagtgatctaaacgctcttatatttctttatggatgGAGTATTAGACAAGGCATAAACCATACTATTCAGCTAAACTGAAACATCGCAGCATAAACCTATCGTCCACTTGCATATCAAATCCATAATTGCCTCTTGTAACACTAGTGAAGAAAATACCAAGTTAAATGGAGCATTACTTCGCATGAGAGCCCAATAGCTTAGAAACAGGTCATACTTACTTACTTAcgaagccttttatcccaaacaagttggggtaggctagatatgaaaccctttcacgaggacttcccaggaggtcacccatcctagtactactctcgcccaaatgggtttcatacccaaaagactggctagtttttacgttggctcgccaagcctatcacaacccttagatatgaaaccctttcacgaggacttcctaggaggtcacccatcctagtactattctcgctcaaatgggtttcatacctatgggactggctagtttttacgttggctcgccaagcctatcacaaccctcctcctttacccgggcttgggaccggctatgcctagaacAGGTCATGAGCACAAAAAACAAGGAAATTATCACCAAAAAGTAACCATACTGCTGAGCTAGATCAAACATCAAAGCATCAACCTATCATTCACCAGGACATTAGATCCAGAATTAATTCTTGTCACTATAGAAGCAAACCCCAAGTTAAAGGACAAGACCTAAACAATACTATCCAGCAAAACCTAAACATCACAGTACAGACCTAtcgtccactcacatatcaaatcaATAATTTGCTCTCTTGTAACACTCGAGAAGCAAATACAAAGTTAAATGGAACATTACTTTGCACGAGCTCAATAGCTTCTAAACAGCTCATGAGCTCGCAAAGAAGAAAATTATCACAAATAGGGCATGTGTTAACGATACTGTTGAGCTAAAAACATCACAGCAACAACCTATCATGCACTGGCATATCACACTATAGAAGCAAAGGCAAGCTAAAAGGATGCATTACTCCCAAGAAGCTAAAGCTAGTAAACAACCTATCATTCACTGGCATATCATTATCTAGAATTGACCCTTGTAACAGTATAGAAGCAAAGGCAAGTTAAAAGGATGCATTGCTCCCAAGAAGCTAAAGCTAGTAAACAACCTATCACTCACTGGCCTATCATATCTAGAATTGACCCTTATAACACTATAGAAGCAAAGGCAAGTTAAAAAGGATGCATTACCTCCAAGAAGCTAAAGCTAGTAAACAACCAGTACATGAGCACCGTTGATCTGAATCAAACATCACAGCATCAACCTATCATTCACTGGCATATCATACCCAGAATTGACCTCTTGTAACAGTATAGAAGCCAACCCCATGTTTTACTTCCACTGAGCTAAAGCTACTAAACGGTAGTACATCAGTTGCAGAACAGGCAGGCCTAATATGCAACCAGACATAGCACTGCCAATTTTATAGCCTCCTAAGAATTATATTTTTGAAGCAGTGCCTAAGTTTCTAAAACAAAGATAGCATCCATGAAAGGCAAGAAATGTGCAAGCAGGCAACATCAATAAGTAGTCCTGACTGATGCAAAGCAACAACTGCAGCGTTCGAAACAATGAAATCAAACGAGCAAACATCATAAGCATAAGTGCGTAACTAGCATGCAAATTCAACACCACCAGAAAGCTTAACCTGACAAATCATAAGCAAGATATCCAGATCCAGACCTTATTTGGATCAAACTACCAGATTTTGTCCCAAGATATTCAAACTTAAAGACCTACAGCAACAGATATCATTGTCTCTCCAAACCATAGTTTAGTCCGTCATGACACAAGATATGTTTGGGCAAGTAAAACTGGAGTGGTAAATCACCGGCCGCCGAATCCAGCAGCGTTGAGGCCGAGCAGCATCTTGCCGTTGTCACCAGAGGGGATGTAGGCAACGTTGGGTGAGCGGGCAAGCTCCGCGGCGATCTCCTTGGCAGCCTCGATCCTCCTGAGCTCGATCAGCCCTGTCCCAGCGATGGCGGTGGCCTCAGAAATGAGGCGTGCAGACTCACTTTCTCCCTCAGCACGCACGATGGCAGCGCGCCTCTCCTGCTCGGCCTTGGCGACCAAGAACTTGGAGCGCTCAGCCTCCTGCTGGGCGACCTGCTTCTTCTCGACGGCCTGGGAGAAATCGGCGCCGTAGGAGAGGTGGGTGATGGCGACGTCGTCGAGTATGATGTTGAACTCACGGGCCCTTTTGATGAGGGAGTCGCGGACGAGCGCCGAGACGTGGGGACGGTCGGTGAGGAGCTGGTCGGCGTTGAACTGGGCAACGACGGCCTTGAGCACCTCGTTCCCGATGGAGGGGAGCACCTTGTCGTCGTACTCGAGGCCAAGGGAGGTGAAGATGGTGGGCAGGTT
The window above is part of the Triticum aestivum cultivar Chinese Spring chromosome 2A, IWGSC CS RefSeq v2.1, whole genome shotgun sequence genome. Proteins encoded here:
- the LOC123189448 gene encoding uncharacterized protein; translated protein: MDPAQEELERRSRYLSSLVRRTRLDDPPQPEPEPEPELKVERKPAAETSGGEGKAGKAEAKDSREAAKVKGDAASGEGRKVAVRVRAADMPLALQRRAIWIAREVVLSTPRLESKRLALALKKEFDTTYGPAWHCIVGTSFGSYVTHSLGGFLYFSVDKAYILLFRTAVEPLSKP
- the LOC123189449 gene encoding prohibitin-3, mitochondrial; this encodes MSGGPAAVSFLTNIAKAAAGLGAAASLLSASLYTVDGGERAVVFDRFRGVLPETVGEGTHFIVPWLQKPYIFDIRTRPHNFSSNSGTKDLQMVNLTLRLLSRPDVVNLPTIFTSLGLEYDDKVLPSIGNEVLKAVVAQFNADQLLTDRPHVSALVRDSLIKRAREFNIILDDVAITHLSYGADFSQAVEKKQVAQQEAERSKFLVAKAEQERRAAIVRAEGESESARLISEATAIAGTGLIELRRIEAAKEIAAELARSPNVAYIPSGDNGKMLLGLNAAGFGGR